One part of the Sorangiineae bacterium MSr11954 genome encodes these proteins:
- a CDS encoding alpha/beta hydrolase fold domain-containing protein, with protein sequence MRLLWLALLCALVACSGTRPSAPAQVPIWPGAAPDAQPVPGPENATTTETEPLVAGRPWTQVTNVARPTMTVYPPRGANTRAAIVVFPGGGYKALAVDLEGTEVCDWLTSRGITCVLLKYRVPYTGPYGLASCQCHITPKVPRALEDAQRTISLVRARAAELHIDPHKIGVLGFSAGGHLVAAASTHFAERAYPAIDAIDRESCRPDFAIALYPGHLWTEENLDLNPDIATRISRDTPPTFHPEARDIVERIDGEVLDAIGRLWYLGKGWPDPRRSAAKHRWSKSKTGARARWFRGLKRSPVSGRTFTVSVIASSKPSISTASPRGAIAEKPSSISCHLYRVARRIQEPFGSTEPEKPPSNSSTSATASASSSSGRRFGSDTRAASSALHAARASMHELAQRIVSVPRGETERASAKVGRNDPCPCGFGKKYKKCCAAA encoded by the coding sequence ATGAGGCTGCTCTGGCTCGCTTTGCTGTGTGCGCTCGTTGCGTGTAGCGGCACGCGGCCCAGCGCGCCCGCGCAAGTACCCATCTGGCCGGGCGCCGCGCCCGACGCGCAACCGGTCCCGGGGCCGGAGAACGCGACGACCACGGAGACGGAGCCGCTCGTCGCAGGGCGCCCGTGGACGCAGGTGACGAACGTCGCGCGGCCGACCATGACGGTCTATCCGCCGCGCGGAGCGAATACACGCGCCGCGATCGTCGTGTTCCCGGGCGGCGGCTACAAGGCGCTCGCGGTCGACCTCGAGGGCACGGAGGTCTGCGACTGGCTGACGTCCAGGGGGATCACGTGTGTGCTGCTAAAGTACCGAGTCCCGTATACGGGGCCGTACGGGCTCGCGAGCTGTCAGTGCCACATAACGCCGAAGGTGCCGCGCGCACTCGAGGACGCGCAGCGGACGATCAGCCTCGTGCGCGCACGAGCCGCGGAGTTGCATATCGATCCGCACAAGATCGGCGTGCTCGGCTTCTCCGCGGGCGGGCACCTCGTCGCAGCGGCGAGTACACACTTCGCGGAGCGTGCGTATCCGGCGATCGACGCGATCGACCGCGAGAGCTGCCGCCCGGACTTCGCGATCGCGCTGTATCCGGGGCACCTATGGACCGAGGAGAACCTCGATCTGAACCCGGATATCGCGACTCGCATCTCGCGCGACACGCCGCCCACCTTCCATCCCGAGGCGCGTGACATCGTCGAGCGCATCGATGGCGAGGTTCTCGATGCGATTGGACGGCTCTGGTACTTAGGCAAAGGATGGCCGGACCCGAGGAGAAGCGCCGCGAAGCACCGCTGGTCAAAATCGAAGACTGGCGCCCGGGCGAGGTGGTTTCGTGGGCTGAAGCGCTCGCCGGTGTCCGGCAGGACATTTACCGTTTCGGTGATCGCCTCCTCGAAGCCGTCGATCTCCACTGCGTCGCCCAGGGGTGCGATTGCGGAGAAGCCATCCTCGATTTCATGCCACTTGTACCGCGTGGCGCGCCGAATCCAGGAACCGTTCGGGTCGACCGAGCCGGAGAAGCCACCTTCGAACTCGAGCACGAGCGCCACCGCGAGCGCCTCGAGCAGCTCTGGGCGGCGTTTTGGAAGCGACACCCGCGCCGCGTCGAGCGCTTTGCACGCCGCTCGGGCGAGCATGCACGAGCTCGCGCAACGAATCGTGAGCGTGCCACGCGGCGAGACGGAGCGAGCTTCCGCAAAGGTCGGACGCAACGATCCATGCCCGTGTGGATTCGGAAAGAAGTACAAGAAGTGCTGCGCGGCGGCTTGA
- a CDS encoding nuclear transport factor 2 family protein: MPTHADLIRASYEAFRRGDLDAALALFAPDISWTHPDGMADFGLGGTKIGHAQVLAFMKHARTVFSEIRPMPREFLEDGNRVIVLGTHHMRAAKTGRACTLEFVHSWVLENGKATHFTDYHDTTPLRGLFDPVEPEASALAPAQAGDPVLASLLELNDGLLKARAAQLAAELGVADLLTGGPRTSDELAASTKSHPRALYRLLRTLAACGVFTEVEPGRFAQTPASAYLAKDHPQSVHGWFVTGSSFGRAFADAMHSMRTCEPAFPLAHGESLFTYLRSRPELGATFDAAMADISRIESANVIRAYDFSRARKLVDVGGGTGTLLCAILDAAPNATGLILDQPQLGAGATQVLGAKGLSERASFVGGDFFKEVPAGADTYLLKWILHDWSDEQSIAILRNIRRAMSADGRLLLIEHVVPLGDKPHLCKIRDFAMLVVLGGQERTIQEYSALLSAAGLQVTSVTETETGQSIIESRPAPIEASPAH; the protein is encoded by the coding sequence ATGCCGACCCATGCCGATCTCATACGCGCCTCGTACGAGGCGTTCCGCCGTGGCGATCTCGACGCGGCGCTTGCCCTCTTCGCGCCGGATATTTCATGGACCCATCCCGACGGGATGGCCGATTTCGGCCTCGGCGGCACGAAGATCGGGCACGCGCAGGTCCTCGCGTTCATGAAGCACGCGCGCACCGTCTTTTCTGAGATCCGCCCGATGCCGCGCGAGTTTCTCGAGGACGGCAACCGCGTGATCGTTTTGGGGACGCACCATATGCGCGCGGCCAAAACGGGGCGCGCGTGCACGTTGGAGTTCGTGCACTCTTGGGTATTGGAAAACGGTAAAGCGACGCATTTTACCGACTATCACGATACGACCCCGTTGCGAGGCCTGTTCGATCCCGTGGAGCCCGAAGCGTCGGCCCTCGCGCCCGCTCAGGCGGGCGATCCGGTGCTCGCGTCGCTCTTGGAGCTCAACGACGGGCTTCTCAAAGCGCGCGCCGCGCAGCTCGCAGCGGAGCTCGGGGTCGCCGATCTGCTGACGGGGGGCCCGCGCACCAGCGACGAGCTCGCGGCCAGCACGAAGTCCCACCCGCGCGCGCTGTATCGCTTGCTCCGCACGCTCGCCGCGTGCGGCGTGTTCACCGAAGTGGAGCCGGGCCGCTTCGCGCAGACACCCGCGAGCGCGTACCTCGCGAAGGACCATCCACAATCGGTTCACGGCTGGTTCGTCACGGGCTCGTCGTTCGGCAGGGCATTCGCGGACGCGATGCACAGCATGCGCACCTGCGAACCCGCGTTTCCGCTGGCTCATGGCGAATCGCTCTTTACCTACTTGCGAAGTCGCCCCGAGCTAGGCGCCACGTTCGACGCCGCCATGGCGGATATCAGCCGCATCGAAAGCGCAAACGTGATTCGCGCATACGACTTCAGCCGCGCGCGAAAGCTCGTCGATGTCGGCGGTGGAACGGGAACTTTGCTCTGTGCCATTTTGGATGCCGCGCCGAATGCCACCGGTCTGATTCTCGATCAGCCGCAACTCGGTGCGGGCGCCACACAGGTTCTCGGCGCGAAGGGCCTTTCGGAGCGCGCCTCGTTCGTCGGTGGCGACTTCTTCAAGGAGGTTCCCGCCGGAGCGGATACGTACTTGCTAAAGTGGATTCTCCACGACTGGTCCGACGAGCAGTCGATCGCCATCCTCCGCAACATCCGCCGCGCGATGTCCGCCGACGGCCGACTTCTGCTCATCGAGCACGTGGTCCCGCTCGGTGACAAACCGCATCTGTGCAAGATCAGAGATTTCGCGATGCTCGTCGTCCTGGGAGGTCAAGAACGGACGATTCAGGAGTACAGCGCATTGCTCAGCGCCGCCGGTCTGCAGGTGACCAGCGTCACCGAAACGGAAACGGGTCAGAGCATCATCGAGTCGCGCCCGGCTCCGATCGAGGCCTCCCCCGCGCACTGA
- a CDS encoding NAD(P)-dependent oxidoreductase, producing the protein MTHKKILITGGSGQVAGPAVEALVGEHEVWCLGRFSDPEAERSLTTLGARTVKWDMGKDSLEGVPDDFTHVIHSAVHRGDGKDFQATVEINGGGAARLMTHCRKAKAFLYISTGAVYARNPDQEHFYAETDPLGGHAPWLPTYPLGKISGEAVVRALAITLGVPTTIARLNVAYGPRGHGGMPILLFRRMLAGEPVAVPRQGQNRCNLLHTDDVVRQIPLLWDVASVPTRVVNWGHDEAVGVSDMLRYMSEITRIEAKLEPSDFSRETIAFDNAVRERLIGRCEVDWREGLRRTLEDFFPGIVKTALVANSYQSTAAK; encoded by the coding sequence ATGACGCACAAAAAGATACTGATCACCGGCGGCTCGGGGCAGGTCGCAGGGCCGGCTGTAGAGGCACTCGTGGGCGAGCACGAGGTGTGGTGCCTCGGGCGCTTCAGCGATCCCGAGGCCGAGCGAAGCTTGACGACGCTCGGCGCGCGGACCGTCAAATGGGATATGGGCAAAGACAGCCTCGAGGGCGTGCCGGACGACTTCACCCATGTCATCCATTCGGCGGTTCATCGCGGAGACGGTAAGGATTTCCAGGCGACCGTGGAAATCAACGGCGGCGGGGCCGCGCGCCTGATGACCCATTGTCGAAAGGCGAAGGCTTTCCTCTATATCTCCACCGGCGCCGTGTACGCCCGGAACCCGGACCAAGAGCACTTTTACGCCGAGACCGATCCATTGGGAGGTCACGCTCCGTGGCTTCCGACGTATCCGCTCGGGAAAATCTCGGGCGAGGCGGTCGTGCGCGCGCTGGCCATCACCCTCGGCGTGCCGACGACCATCGCGCGGCTCAATGTCGCGTACGGGCCGCGCGGTCACGGCGGAATGCCGATTCTCCTCTTTCGGCGGATGCTCGCCGGCGAGCCGGTCGCCGTTCCGCGACAGGGACAGAACAGGTGCAACCTGCTCCACACGGACGACGTCGTAAGGCAGATTCCCTTGCTCTGGGATGTCGCGTCGGTCCCCACGCGCGTCGTGAATTGGGGCCACGATGAAGCCGTTGGGGTCAGCGATATGCTTCGTTACATGTCCGAAATCACCCGGATCGAGGCGAAGCTCGAACCGAGCGATTTCAGTCGCGAGACGATCGCCTTCGACAACGCCGTGCGCGAGCGGCTCATCGGCCGCTGCGAAGTCGATTGGCGCGAAGGACTACGCCGCACCCTCGAAGATTTCTTTCCGGGCATCGTGAAGACGGCGCTCGTTGCCAATTCTTATCAAAGCACTGCTGCGAAGTGA
- a CDS encoding non-ribosomal peptide synthetase produces the protein MLLRAAFESQAGVTYFGASAQSYASLLVEARRILGGLRARGLRPGARVVLLLERPSEFLPSFWAAVLGGFLPCPLAPARADANRWRADLQHVHDLLEQPLFVVTRGVRAEMPEVPGLSIAVLEDLAAAPEDTRAYESRPSDPTLLMLTSGSTGRSKAVMLRHENLFAALAGKTAALAVTGRDIMMNWISFDHIAAIEGHLLPMWAFAGQVQAEPQAILSNPINFLEVLAIHKVTLTFAPNFLYGLINKAIAYDALRSDLDLSSVRHIISGGEAAVVATAKAFLDALAPFGLARSVIVPAFGMTETCAGSVFSLDFPAVDEGLEFASLGHPVKGLEIRVVDENDATLPNGQAGELQVRGPMVTEGYFNNMGATWSAFTVDGWFRTGDLGKITDGRLTLVGRSKDSIIVNGVNYFSHDLENSLEQLEGVEKSYVAAFPIRPKGTDTEQVAVVFSPTDMNEEGHVADEEQLYRLMMAIRSGVVLRWGFRPAVVLPVAKSDMPKTSLGKLQRSALRKRLESGAFAGREKWVAELTTRQTGGYVAPKGEVEVKLAEIYGEMFNLAPAKVSATANFFDLGGTSLDVLRFKLIVQRRLNLPDLPVAWLLQSQTVQKLAKQLAGSGDDAYDPLVVLQASGHRTPLFCVHPGVGEVLVFVNLAKYFVNERPFYALRARGFGPRESHFGTFEEMVDTYVKAIRAQQPSGPYAVAGYSYGGAVAFEIAKKLEALGERVDFVGIFNLPPHISTRMNEIGFADGAVNLAVFLSLFPKEEAADVLRNAIEKSLDHQQQLGYIISRASKSRLVELDLDLAKFGAWVDLAQTMVKLGRTYEPSGSVKSLSVFYCQPLKGTKEDWLNLQLREWDGFARQENRYIDVAGEHYTLMSPQHVQSFQATLRQELDRALEGK, from the coding sequence GTGTTACTCCGCGCGGCGTTCGAATCCCAAGCCGGCGTAACGTACTTCGGCGCGTCCGCGCAGTCGTATGCGTCGCTGCTCGTCGAGGCTCGCCGGATTCTCGGCGGGCTGCGCGCCAGAGGGCTGCGTCCCGGCGCCCGCGTGGTGCTGCTCCTGGAGCGCCCCAGTGAGTTCTTGCCGAGCTTTTGGGCCGCCGTACTCGGCGGGTTCCTGCCGTGCCCTCTGGCGCCAGCCAGGGCCGACGCGAACCGATGGCGGGCCGACCTCCAGCACGTGCACGACCTTTTGGAACAGCCGCTCTTCGTGGTCACCCGCGGTGTGCGCGCCGAGATGCCCGAGGTTCCTGGCCTCTCGATCGCGGTGCTCGAAGACTTGGCCGCCGCGCCCGAAGACACGCGTGCCTACGAATCGCGCCCCTCGGATCCGACGCTGCTCATGCTCACCTCCGGTTCCACCGGGCGCTCGAAGGCGGTGATGCTCAGGCACGAGAACCTGTTCGCAGCGCTCGCCGGGAAGACCGCGGCCCTCGCCGTGACCGGGCGCGATATCATGATGAACTGGATCTCGTTCGATCATATCGCGGCCATCGAAGGTCACCTTTTGCCGATGTGGGCCTTTGCCGGGCAGGTGCAGGCGGAGCCGCAGGCCATCCTGTCCAATCCGATCAACTTCCTGGAAGTCCTGGCGATCCACAAGGTGACGCTGACGTTCGCACCGAACTTCTTGTACGGTCTCATCAACAAGGCGATCGCATACGACGCGCTCCGCAGCGACCTCGATCTATCGTCGGTGCGGCATATCATCTCCGGTGGTGAGGCCGCCGTCGTGGCGACCGCGAAAGCGTTCCTCGATGCGCTCGCGCCGTTCGGGCTCGCGCGCAGCGTGATCGTACCGGCATTCGGAATGACCGAGACGTGCGCCGGCAGCGTGTTCTCGTTGGATTTCCCCGCCGTGGACGAGGGGCTCGAGTTCGCATCACTCGGGCATCCCGTGAAGGGTCTCGAAATCCGGGTCGTCGACGAAAACGACGCGACGTTGCCCAACGGCCAAGCGGGCGAGCTCCAAGTGCGCGGCCCGATGGTCACCGAGGGCTATTTCAACAACATGGGCGCGACGTGGTCCGCGTTCACCGTCGACGGCTGGTTTCGCACGGGCGACTTGGGCAAAATCACCGATGGCCGATTGACGCTCGTCGGACGCAGCAAAGACAGCATCATCGTCAACGGCGTGAACTACTTCAGCCACGATCTGGAAAACTCGCTCGAGCAGCTCGAAGGCGTGGAAAAGTCGTACGTGGCCGCGTTTCCCATCCGGCCGAAGGGGACCGACACGGAGCAAGTCGCCGTCGTCTTCAGCCCGACGGACATGAACGAAGAAGGCCACGTCGCCGACGAAGAGCAGCTTTATCGGTTGATGATGGCGATACGCAGCGGTGTCGTGCTTCGTTGGGGCTTCCGTCCCGCCGTCGTCTTGCCGGTCGCGAAGTCGGATATGCCCAAGACGAGCCTCGGCAAACTCCAGCGTTCGGCATTGCGCAAACGGCTCGAGAGCGGGGCCTTCGCCGGGCGCGAGAAGTGGGTCGCCGAGCTGACGACCCGTCAAACCGGTGGCTACGTCGCCCCCAAGGGCGAGGTCGAAGTGAAGCTCGCCGAAATTTACGGCGAGATGTTCAACCTGGCCCCCGCGAAGGTGAGTGCCACGGCGAATTTCTTCGATCTGGGCGGCACCTCCCTCGACGTGCTGCGCTTCAAGCTGATCGTGCAGCGGCGATTGAACCTCCCCGATTTGCCCGTCGCGTGGCTGCTCCAATCGCAGACCGTCCAGAAATTGGCCAAACAGCTCGCCGGCAGCGGCGACGACGCGTACGATCCGTTGGTCGTACTGCAGGCAAGCGGCCATCGCACGCCGCTCTTTTGCGTGCATCCGGGCGTCGGCGAGGTGCTCGTCTTCGTCAATCTGGCGAAATACTTCGTCAACGAGCGGCCATTCTACGCGCTGCGTGCGCGCGGATTCGGCCCGCGAGAAAGCCATTTCGGTACCTTCGAGGAAATGGTCGACACGTACGTGAAAGCCATCCGCGCGCAGCAGCCGAGCGGACCTTATGCCGTCGCGGGTTATTCATATGGCGGCGCGGTGGCCTTCGAGATCGCGAAAAAATTGGAAGCGCTCGGCGAGCGCGTGGACTTCGTGGGCATATTCAACTTGCCCCCGCACATCAGTACCCGAATGAACGAAATCGGCTTCGCCGACGGCGCGGTCAACCTGGCCGTCTTCCTTTCGTTGTTCCCGAAGGAGGAGGCCGCGGACGTCTTGCGGAACGCGATCGAGAAGAGCCTCGATCACCAGCAGCAACTCGGATACATCATCAGCCGAGCTTCCAAGAGCCGCCTGGTCGAGCTGGATCTCGATCTGGCGAAATTCGGGGCTTGGGTCGACTTGGCGCAGACGATGGTGAAACTGGGCCGCACCTACGAGCCCAGCGGCTCCGTGAAGTCGCTCAGCGTCTTTTATTGCCAGCCCTTGAAGGGCACCAAAGAAGATTGGCTCAATCTGCAGCTCCGCGAATGGGATGGTTTCGCGCGCCAGGAGAATCGATACATCGATGTCGCGGGCGAGCACTACACGCTCATGTCACCTCAACACGTCCAATCTTTCCAGGCGACGCTCCGGCAAGAATTGGATCGCGCTCTCGAAGGCAAATAG
- a CDS encoding glutathione S-transferase N-terminal domain-containing protein translates to MKIFGLPGSPCTRKVMTTLAEKGQEAEIVLVDVSKGEQKAPAHLARQPFGRIPTLEDNGFSLYESQAIMRYLDEKLPGTSLQPKALEERARMNQFMSIEQSYLVAPAVGIVKQLLLGKMAGREPDMAIVEAAKVEVAKALDVADQALAGEKYLAGSSFSLADIDWMPYVHYIVQSGVGALITDRPNVAAWWQRVSGRPSWQKVVG, encoded by the coding sequence ATGAAAATTTTCGGACTCCCTGGGAGCCCCTGCACGCGTAAGGTCATGACGACGCTCGCCGAGAAGGGGCAAGAAGCCGAGATCGTCCTGGTCGATGTCAGTAAGGGGGAGCAGAAGGCGCCCGCGCATCTCGCCCGACAACCATTCGGCCGGATCCCCACGCTCGAGGACAACGGGTTCTCCCTGTACGAGTCGCAAGCGATCATGCGCTACCTGGATGAAAAGCTGCCAGGCACCTCGCTGCAGCCGAAAGCTCTCGAGGAGCGGGCACGGATGAACCAGTTCATGAGCATCGAGCAGTCCTATCTCGTCGCGCCGGCGGTTGGGATAGTCAAGCAGCTGCTCCTCGGAAAGATGGCCGGCAGGGAGCCCGACATGGCGATCGTCGAAGCGGCGAAGGTCGAAGTGGCGAAGGCGCTCGATGTGGCGGACCAGGCCCTTGCTGGGGAGAAGTATCTCGCGGGCAGCTCGTTCTCGCTCGCGGACATCGATTGGATGCCGTACGTGCATTACATCGTCCAATCGGGCGTGGGAGCCCTGATCACGGATCGCCCGAACGTCGCGGCCTGGTGGCAGCGGGTCAGCGGGCGGCCCTCTTGGCAGAAGGTCGTAGGCTAA
- a CDS encoding acyl-CoA dehydrogenase family protein codes for MSDAVQINPPEAGVTDEVMIRRAKEMIPTLRKRADEAERLRTLPPETFREFLDAGFYRILQPKRFGGYELGLPTFCEVMKTISRGCCSSGWVLCLTSAHTFHLAAFPEAGQVEIYGDTGDVRVPLIHTATGTAIPVQGGYRLSGRWNYNSGGEYATWVVLTAMVPGAGEGAPPKDLLMVVIRREDFEIVDNWHVMGMRGTGSKQALVQDVFVPERRAIPHRPWMLEGQAPGYGVHANPFYRTPPMGVFSSELASICVGLAEAAIDGFYERATTKVSPFPPFRKLSEDRWAHRRVGQARARLEVAEAMLQRIIANQLDLAKRVQGGDIDYIGEHRLAFMRIQQTMRQVRDCVECLFDISGTSVAQSGQPLERIYRDLTTIRTNFIMSDEERTAENWGACFFGLPPYSDF; via the coding sequence ATGTCTGATGCAGTGCAGATAAATCCGCCGGAAGCAGGGGTGACCGACGAGGTCATGATCCGGCGCGCCAAGGAGATGATTCCGACGCTGAGAAAGCGAGCGGACGAGGCCGAGCGACTGCGCACCTTACCTCCCGAGACGTTCCGGGAATTCCTCGATGCGGGTTTCTATCGCATCTTGCAACCCAAGCGATTTGGCGGCTACGAGCTCGGACTCCCCACGTTCTGCGAGGTCATGAAAACCATATCGCGGGGCTGCTGCTCCTCGGGTTGGGTGCTCTGCTTGACCTCCGCCCATACGTTCCACCTGGCGGCCTTCCCGGAGGCGGGTCAGGTCGAGATCTATGGCGATACCGGAGATGTGCGCGTTCCGTTGATCCACACCGCCACGGGAACCGCCATCCCGGTTCAAGGTGGCTACCGGCTCAGCGGCCGCTGGAACTACAACTCCGGGGGCGAATACGCGACGTGGGTAGTGCTCACCGCGATGGTTCCAGGCGCGGGCGAGGGCGCGCCGCCGAAAGATCTGCTCATGGTGGTCATCCGCCGCGAGGATTTCGAGATCGTCGACAACTGGCACGTGATGGGAATGCGCGGGACGGGATCCAAACAAGCTCTGGTCCAAGACGTCTTCGTGCCGGAGCGACGCGCGATCCCGCACCGACCGTGGATGCTGGAGGGCCAGGCTCCAGGCTATGGGGTCCATGCCAACCCGTTCTACCGCACACCGCCGATGGGCGTGTTTAGCTCCGAGCTCGCGTCGATCTGCGTCGGGCTTGCCGAGGCGGCGATCGATGGTTTTTACGAGCGCGCGACGACCAAGGTGAGTCCGTTTCCCCCGTTCAGGAAGCTCAGCGAGGACCGATGGGCTCACCGTCGCGTGGGCCAGGCACGCGCCCGGCTCGAGGTCGCCGAGGCCATGCTCCAGCGCATCATCGCAAACCAGCTCGATCTGGCGAAACGCGTCCAGGGAGGTGACATCGACTACATCGGGGAGCACAGGCTCGCTTTCATGCGCATCCAGCAGACGATGCGCCAGGTGCGCGACTGCGTGGAGTGCTTGTTCGATATCAGCGGAACCAGTGTGGCCCAGTCAGGTCAACCCCTCGAGCGGATCTACCGCGATCTCACCACGATCCGTACGAACTTCATCATGTCCGACGAGGAGCGAACGGCGGAAAACTGGGGCGCGTGCTTCTTCGGCCTTCCACCGTACTCGGACTTTTGA
- a CDS encoding tryptophan 7-halogenase produces MRGHRVVLLERQRFPRYQIGESLLPSTIHGICRMLGVYEEVEKAGFMRKAGGTFRWGKQPDPWTFAFAAGPEPLKSTAGYAYQVERSKFDALLLDNAKRKGVDVREQCSASELVREGGRVARVRYTDDTGGERGIRTRFVVDASGNQSRFYNLVGERVYSKLFQNVAMFGYFKNGKRLPAPNQGNILCAAFELGWFWYIPLTAELTSVGAVIAREHANKIQGDPEAGLLRLIQACPLVRDFLAEATRVTEGQYGQVRVRKDYSYCNTQFSAPGLALVGDSACFIDPVFSSGVHLATYSGVLAARSINSCLEGSVDETRAMEEFERRYRLEFGVYYDFLMAFYDMEQGTDSYFWQARRVLHTEEKQNDAFIRLVAGVATAPADFFAMRQDLGASFATVVEGLNEATSLGKEAVEQAMHKIRVDEQIFQWSNLIHQGLEGVPPVEAPSSSNALVPSPDGLSWSIVPSVQPREAV; encoded by the coding sequence ATGCGCGGCCACCGAGTGGTCCTGCTCGAGCGCCAGCGCTTTCCGCGATACCAGATCGGCGAGTCGCTGCTGCCGTCGACGATCCACGGGATTTGCCGGATGCTCGGCGTCTATGAGGAGGTCGAGAAGGCGGGGTTCATGCGCAAGGCAGGGGGCACGTTCCGCTGGGGCAAACAGCCCGACCCCTGGACATTCGCGTTTGCCGCCGGGCCGGAGCCGCTCAAGAGCACGGCGGGGTACGCCTACCAGGTCGAGCGCTCCAAGTTCGATGCCCTGCTCCTCGACAATGCGAAACGCAAGGGTGTCGACGTCCGCGAGCAGTGCAGTGCGAGCGAGTTGGTGCGGGAGGGCGGCCGGGTGGCGCGCGTGCGGTACACGGACGACACGGGCGGCGAGCGAGGGATCCGGACACGCTTCGTCGTCGACGCGTCCGGCAATCAGAGCCGGTTCTATAACCTGGTCGGCGAGCGTGTGTACTCGAAGCTCTTCCAGAACGTAGCCATGTTCGGCTACTTCAAAAACGGCAAACGGTTACCCGCCCCAAACCAGGGGAATATCCTCTGCGCGGCGTTCGAGTTGGGCTGGTTCTGGTACATCCCGCTGACTGCTGAGCTGACGAGCGTGGGCGCGGTGATCGCCAGGGAGCACGCGAACAAGATCCAGGGTGATCCCGAGGCGGGGCTCCTCCGGCTCATCCAGGCCTGTCCACTGGTGCGCGACTTCCTTGCCGAAGCGACGCGCGTTACCGAGGGACAGTACGGGCAAGTGCGCGTACGCAAGGACTATTCGTACTGCAATACGCAATTCTCGGCACCCGGCCTCGCGCTCGTGGGCGACTCGGCCTGCTTCATCGATCCAGTGTTCTCCTCCGGGGTCCACCTGGCCACGTACAGCGGGGTCCTGGCCGCGCGCTCGATCAATAGCTGCCTCGAGGGGAGCGTGGACGAAACGCGCGCGATGGAGGAGTTCGAGCGCCGCTACCGCCTGGAGTTTGGCGTGTACTACGATTTCCTGATGGCGTTCTACGACATGGAGCAGGGCACGGACTCCTATTTTTGGCAGGCGCGCCGGGTCCTCCATACCGAAGAGAAGCAGAACGATGCATTCATCCGACTGGTGGCGGGTGTCGCCACCGCGCCCGCGGATTTCTTCGCCATGCGGCAGGACCTCGGTGCGTCGTTCGCGACCGTCGTCGAGGGCCTCAACGAGGCCACCAGCCTCGGGAAAGAGGCGGTCGAGCAGGCGATGCACAAGATCCGGGTGGACGAGCAAATCTTCCAATGGTCGAACCTCATCCACCAAGGCCTGGAAGGGGTCCCGCCCGTCGAGGCTCCCTCGTCATCGAACGCCCTCGTCCCCTCCCCCGATGGCCTGTCCTGGTCCATTGTACCCAGCGTCCAGCCCCGTGAGGCGGTGTAG
- a CDS encoding acetylserotonin O-methyltransferase: MNTSDISALSPADTVLQMFGQICSFRAVYVAAELGLADLLAAKPQNVAELAATTGCDAPSLYRVMRALTQIGFFTEDEEGGRFTSTPLGAILQSDVPGSMRGLVRMMGADWHWRSWEGIVASVRSGKPAIDIVLGSSFYEFLSAHPSEAQIFDQAMTSLSSVENAAISRAIELDGAEIVVDVGGGHGNLLIALLESHPGARGILFDRPPAIDGARAAIRESRIGDRCELIGGDFFVSIPSGGDVYLLKFILHNWNDERAAAILRRCREAMTPGGRLLLLEQVVPRGNEPSPTKVLDLQMMVFLEGRERTVEEFRALLSQTGFALERVVSTGTIVHIIEAVAR, from the coding sequence ATGAACACATCTGATATTTCCGCTTTGTCTCCCGCCGACACCGTGCTGCAGATGTTCGGCCAGATATGCTCGTTCCGAGCCGTGTACGTGGCCGCAGAGCTGGGGCTCGCGGATCTGCTCGCGGCCAAGCCGCAGAACGTCGCGGAGCTCGCTGCAACCACTGGCTGCGACGCGCCTTCACTCTACCGGGTGATGCGTGCGCTCACGCAAATCGGATTCTTCACGGAAGACGAGGAGGGAGGGCGATTCACCTCGACGCCGCTCGGTGCGATCCTGCAGAGCGACGTTCCGGGGTCCATGCGCGGCCTGGTACGGATGATGGGGGCCGACTGGCACTGGCGGAGCTGGGAAGGAATCGTCGCGAGCGTGCGGAGCGGCAAACCCGCCATCGACATCGTGCTTGGGTCTTCCTTCTATGAATTCCTCAGTGCGCACCCTTCGGAGGCGCAGATCTTCGACCAGGCGATGACCAGCCTCTCATCCGTAGAGAACGCCGCCATCAGCCGGGCCATCGAGCTCGATGGCGCGGAGATCGTCGTGGACGTCGGCGGCGGGCACGGAAACCTGTTGATCGCGTTGCTGGAGTCGCACCCGGGGGCGCGCGGCATTCTCTTCGACCGTCCGCCCGCCATCGATGGCGCGCGCGCCGCGATCCGTGAGAGCAGGATTGGCGATCGCTGCGAGCTCATCGGCGGCGATTTCTTCGTGTCAATTCCCTCTGGCGGCGACGTGTATCTGCTCAAATTCATCCTCCACAACTGGAACGACGAGCGCGCTGCGGCGATTCTGAGACGATGCCGGGAGGCGATGACCCCCGGCGGGCGGCTGCTATTGCTCGAGCAAGTGGTGCCGCGGGGCAATGAGCCGAGTCCGACCAAGGTGCTGGATCTCCAGATGATGGTATTCCTCGAAGGGCGCGAGCGTACAGTGGAGGAGTTTCGCGCGCTGCTGTCGCAGACGGGCTTTGCGCTCGAGCGGGTCGTTTCTACGGGGACGATCGTTCACATCATCGAGGCCGTAGCGCGTTGA